Proteins co-encoded in one Maridesulfovibrio ferrireducens genomic window:
- a CDS encoding OmpP1/FadL family transporter → MKNKFTVCVSVLLIMIGLMLSSSICTKAEAAGFALYEWSARGNALGGAMVAKADDPSALAWNPAGITQLLGTQVLAGISTIAPSNDVTTSYNGNSKKESINKKVFVPPHAYFTHQVNDSLWFGVGSFSRYGLGTSFDEDWSGRYSSYDTEINSFSVNPNMAYKINKYISIAAGFELMYVRADLRKKFDPTGTKNTATDVDQRIIVDNITPGFNAGIRVTPNDQWAIGFSYRSKMIHHATGSASYNVPTGISTATRFNDNDITMSMNTPNTFSFGLEYKPLTNLSFEADAIYSEWSAYSDISYDFAKTNSIGIKNYIAEKKWEDVWRFQFGVEYLPIEDLALRVGYVYDQSPIREGYEDYMLPSNDRQIVSTGLGYKFDNFVVDVSYMYLWMKDRTIAARPGTGVLDTKTANGLTHIVGLSLGYNF, encoded by the coding sequence ATGAAGAACAAATTTACAGTATGCGTAAGTGTACTACTGATTATGATAGGACTAATGCTGTCTTCCAGCATATGTACTAAAGCTGAAGCAGCAGGATTTGCATTGTACGAATGGAGTGCACGAGGCAATGCTCTTGGGGGAGCAATGGTTGCCAAAGCAGATGATCCTTCTGCCCTAGCATGGAACCCTGCAGGTATTACGCAGCTTCTAGGAACTCAGGTACTAGCCGGAATTTCAACAATTGCACCTTCAAATGATGTGACTACCAGCTATAATGGTAATAGCAAAAAAGAAAGCATCAACAAAAAAGTATTCGTTCCACCACATGCTTACTTTACTCATCAGGTTAACGACAGCCTTTGGTTTGGTGTCGGCTCATTTTCACGTTACGGTCTCGGCACTTCTTTCGACGAAGACTGGAGCGGAAGATACTCTTCATATGACACCGAGATAAACAGTTTTTCTGTTAATCCGAATATGGCTTATAAAATTAACAAATATATTTCTATAGCTGCTGGTTTTGAACTTATGTACGTAAGGGCTGACCTTCGTAAAAAATTTGACCCCACAGGCACAAAAAATACCGCAACCGACGTTGATCAGCGCATCATAGTCGACAATATAACACCCGGCTTCAACGCCGGCATACGAGTTACACCAAATGATCAGTGGGCTATCGGCTTTTCATACCGCAGCAAAATGATTCATCACGCGACAGGATCTGCAAGCTACAATGTTCCTACAGGAATTAGCACTGCAACAAGGTTCAATGACAATGACATTACAATGTCAATGAATACACCAAATACATTTTCATTCGGTTTAGAATACAAACCACTTACAAACCTTAGCTTTGAAGCTGATGCTATTTACTCTGAATGGAGTGCTTACAGTGATATTAGCTACGACTTTGCAAAGACTAATTCTATTGGCATAAAGAATTATATTGCTGAAAAAAAATGGGAAGATGTCTGGAGATTCCAGTTTGGTGTTGAATATCTCCCAATCGAAGATCTAGCTCTTAGAGTCGGTTATGTTTATGATCAGAGCCCTATCCGCGAAGGATATGAAGATTACATGCTGCCTTCAAATGATCGCCAGATAGTATCTACCGGTTTAGGGTATAAATTTGACAACTTTGTTGTTGATGTCTCTTACATGTACCTCTGGATGAAAGACCGCACAATCGCAGCCAGACCGGGAACCGGAGTTCTTGACACTAAAACCGCAAACGGACTTACACACATTGTAGGTCTAAGTCTCGGTTACAATTTC
- a CDS encoding TlyA family RNA methyltransferase, which yields MAKKERADQMLFSQGLSESREQAKRMIMAGQAHFLQNGQKLPITKPGMQLDPDLEIVVKDKDRFVSRGGYKLLTAIEELGLDPKGKVALDAGASTGGFTDCMLQFGALKVYAADVGYGQLHWKLQKDERVINLERVNLRHAEKDLIPEEVDLVVCDVSFISLTKVLPALVRFLKNTGEIVCLIKPQFEVGPGQTDKGIVRDESLRQQAVDMIVNFAASELHLILKGLVPSSIKGPKGNQEYLAYFIK from the coding sequence GTGGCTAAAAAGGAACGTGCAGATCAAATGCTTTTCTCTCAGGGACTTTCTGAAAGTCGCGAGCAGGCTAAACGGATGATCATGGCGGGACAAGCTCACTTTCTTCAAAACGGCCAAAAGCTGCCCATAACAAAACCAGGGATGCAGCTCGACCCCGATTTAGAAATTGTTGTGAAGGACAAAGATAGATTTGTCAGCCGAGGCGGATATAAACTGCTGACGGCCATAGAAGAACTAGGACTTGATCCAAAAGGTAAAGTCGCTCTTGACGCAGGAGCCTCAACAGGCGGATTCACAGACTGCATGCTTCAATTCGGGGCGCTTAAAGTCTATGCAGCTGATGTTGGTTACGGACAACTGCACTGGAAACTTCAGAAGGATGAACGCGTAATTAACTTGGAAAGAGTCAATTTACGACATGCTGAAAAAGATCTTATTCCCGAAGAAGTCGATCTTGTTGTTTGTGATGTTTCTTTCATTTCTTTAACAAAAGTACTTCCTGCTCTGGTGCGTTTTTTAAAAAATACCGGAGAAATTGTTTGCCTGATTAAACCTCAATTCGAAGTTGGTCCGGGACAAACAGACAAAGGAATAGTGCGTGATGAATCCCTCAGACAGCAGGCTGTAGATATGATCGTTAATTTTGCAGCTTCTGAGCTTCATTTAATACTTAAAGGACTTGTTCCTTCAAGCATTAAAGGACCAAAAGGGAATCAAGAATATCTTGCTTACTTTATAAAATAA
- the thrC gene encoding threonine synthase, producing MSQANTFPEYRGKMEYHCLGCGQHYGIDELYYTCPKCGSVFILQDLTFDELKKTSGQEWRDLFDARTATKKDSLRGIFRFYELFAPVIEEKDILFLGEGNTPIVASNTNLNKIVGIKTAYKNDGQNPSASFKDRGMACAFSYINALLAKNNWDEILTVCASTGDTSAAAALYASYIGGPVKSVVILPEGKVTPQQLAQPLGSGAKVLEVPGVFDDCMKVVEHLADNYRVALLNSKNSWRILGQESYAFEVAQWYDWDLKDKCIFVPIGNAGNVTAIMAGFLKLYDLDIIKELPRIFGVQSAHADPVYRYYSVDDPKEREYKPVTVQPSVAQAAMIGNPVSFPRVKYFADKYEAIGGKTSFQVVQVSEQLIMDSMLLANANGHIACTQGGECLAGLIRAKELGLINENESAILDSTAHQLKFVGFQDMYYQNTFPAEYEVTPDSSKSNSPELVIEAKLKDSMSEADYISKAAGNVVAMLGLEKK from the coding sequence ATGTCTCAAGCTAACACATTCCCTGAATACAGGGGAAAGATGGAATATCACTGTCTCGGTTGTGGACAGCATTACGGAATCGACGAATTATATTACACCTGCCCCAAATGCGGCTCTGTTTTCATTCTTCAAGATCTCACATTTGACGAATTAAAGAAAACCAGCGGTCAGGAATGGCGTGACTTATTTGATGCCCGTACAGCTACAAAAAAAGACAGCCTCCGGGGTATTTTTAGATTCTATGAGCTGTTCGCTCCAGTTATCGAAGAAAAAGATATTTTATTTCTCGGTGAAGGGAACACTCCTATTGTCGCTTCAAATACAAATTTAAATAAAATTGTCGGGATTAAAACCGCTTATAAAAATGACGGTCAAAATCCGAGCGCATCTTTCAAAGATAGAGGGATGGCTTGTGCTTTCAGCTATATCAATGCCCTTCTCGCGAAAAACAATTGGGACGAAATTCTCACAGTCTGTGCTTCAACAGGTGACACTTCCGCCGCAGCAGCTCTTTATGCCTCATATATTGGCGGCCCTGTTAAATCCGTAGTTATTCTTCCAGAAGGTAAAGTTACTCCCCAGCAGCTTGCTCAGCCCCTTGGAAGCGGCGCGAAAGTTCTCGAAGTTCCCGGAGTTTTTGATGACTGTATGAAAGTCGTTGAACATCTGGCAGACAATTACAGAGTCGCCCTGCTCAACTCCAAGAATTCATGGAGAATTCTTGGTCAGGAATCGTACGCCTTTGAGGTTGCTCAATGGTATGACTGGGATCTGAAAGACAAATGTATTTTTGTCCCAATCGGTAATGCCGGAAATGTCACAGCCATTATGGCCGGTTTCCTGAAACTTTATGACCTCGATATTATTAAAGAGTTACCTCGAATTTTTGGTGTTCAGTCTGCACATGCAGACCCTGTCTACCGCTACTACTCTGTTGATGATCCAAAAGAACGTGAATACAAACCTGTCACTGTACAGCCTTCAGTTGCACAGGCCGCAATGATAGGTAACCCCGTTTCATTTCCGAGAGTAAAATACTTTGCAGATAAATATGAAGCTATCGGTGGCAAAACATCCTTTCAGGTTGTTCAGGTCTCCGAACAGCTCATTATGGACAGTATGCTTCTAGCCAATGCAAATGGTCACATTGCTTGTACTCAGGGCGGAGAATGTCTTGCCGGTCTCATCAGAGCTAAAGAGCTTGGACTTATCAATGAAAATGAATCAGCTATACTTGATTCTACTGCTCATCAGCTCAAGTTTGTCGGATTTCAAGACATGTACTATCAAAACACTTTCCCAGCCGAATACGAAGTTACACCTGATTCATCCAAATCAAATTCTCCTGAACTTGTTATTGAAGCTAAGTTGAAAGATTCTATGTCAGAAGCTGATTACATCTCAAAAGCTGCCGGCAATGTCGTAGCTATGCTTGGTCTGGAGAAAAAATAA
- a CDS encoding DUF456 domain-containing protein yields MITALAVLVILLMLCSLALHIFGLPANWILLAFVIGWKIFLPETMSWNFISILAVIALIGEILEFAAQYFGGKKYGATGRGSLGAFIGAIAGAILGAPFFFGLGALPGALLGSFGGCLVLELSHGRSFAEAQHSAWGAFWGKAFGLAIKVSLGVWMFTMSIPKIWPS; encoded by the coding sequence ATGATTACAGCCTTGGCAGTGCTGGTGATTCTGCTAATGCTTTGCTCTTTAGCTCTGCATATATTTGGACTGCCTGCGAACTGGATTCTACTCGCTTTTGTCATAGGTTGGAAAATATTTCTGCCTGAGACAATGAGCTGGAACTTCATTTCGATTTTAGCTGTAATCGCGCTTATCGGTGAAATTTTAGAATTTGCAGCACAGTACTTCGGTGGAAAGAAATACGGAGCTACCGGTAGAGGCAGCTTGGGTGCATTCATCGGCGCAATAGCCGGTGCAATATTAGGAGCACCTTTTTTCTTTGGACTCGGAGCACTTCCCGGGGCCCTCCTGGGGTCATTCGGAGGTTGCCTTGTTCTTGAGCTTTCACACGGCAGATCTTTTGCTGAAGCCCAGCACTCCGCATGGGGTGCCTTCTGGGGCAAAGCATTCGGGTTGGCAATCAAGGTCAGTCTCGGTGTGTGGATGTTCACCATGAGCATCCCTAAAATCTGGCCTTCTTAA
- a CDS encoding phenylacetate--CoA ligase family protein, with product MYFDKAEVLDRSELEKLQAERLRKTIEQAAKSPYYRESFKKNNIDSSIIKTVDDIKRLPFTTKDDLRSQYPYGLLTKPLDEFVRLHASSGTTGTPTAVFYTQKDLDTWADLMARSMYAVGVRRSDVLQNMSGYGLFTGGLGIHYGSERLGCLTVPAGAGNTKRQIKLIRDFNVTALHIIPSFALYFAGKVREEGYDPAEMPWKIALIGAEPHTEHTRQKIEELLHIKAYNSYGLSEMNGPGVAFECTEQKGMHVWEDSYIAEIINPETGEHVAEGEIGELVMTTLTREGMPIIRYRTRDLTRFVPGQCKCGRTSRRIDRIVGRADDMLIIKGVNIYPMQIEKIVMAMPEVGQNYVIELFREGFIDQIKVKVEIKDQFFVEDMRVLQGLQKRIAAKLRDEILVTPRVELVQRNSIPKSEGKAQRVIDLREVEN from the coding sequence ATGTATTTCGATAAAGCGGAAGTGCTCGATAGAAGTGAATTGGAAAAACTCCAAGCCGAAAGACTAAGGAAAACCATCGAGCAAGCCGCTAAATCTCCGTATTACCGTGAATCTTTCAAAAAAAATAACATCGATTCCTCCATCATTAAAACTGTTGATGATATAAAAAGGTTACCTTTTACCACAAAAGACGACCTTCGTTCTCAATATCCATACGGACTGCTTACAAAACCTCTTGATGAATTTGTTCGTCTTCATGCTTCCTCCGGAACAACCGGAACGCCCACTGCTGTTTTTTATACTCAAAAAGACCTTGATACCTGGGCTGACCTTATGGCCCGCTCGATGTACGCAGTTGGAGTGAGACGGTCTGACGTTCTGCAAAATATGTCAGGTTATGGACTTTTCACCGGTGGTCTCGGAATTCATTACGGTTCTGAACGTCTTGGTTGTTTGACCGTTCCGGCAGGAGCAGGCAACACCAAACGACAGATTAAACTTATCCGCGATTTTAATGTTACCGCCCTGCATATTATCCCCTCCTTTGCTCTCTATTTTGCCGGCAAAGTTAGAGAAGAAGGATACGATCCCGCAGAAATGCCGTGGAAAATTGCTCTTATCGGAGCCGAGCCTCACACAGAACACACCAGACAAAAGATTGAAGAACTCCTGCACATTAAAGCTTACAATTCTTACGGCCTCTCTGAAATGAACGGCCCGGGTGTTGCTTTCGAGTGTACCGAACAAAAAGGGATGCACGTGTGGGAAGACTCATATATCGCTGAAATTATTAACCCTGAAACCGGGGAACATGTTGCTGAAGGCGAAATCGGCGAACTGGTAATGACAACGCTTACTCGCGAAGGCATGCCTATCATTCGCTACAGAACCAGAGACTTGACCCGTTTCGTTCCCGGTCAGTGCAAATGCGGTAGAACCTCTCGACGCATTGACAGAATTGTCGGTCGCGCCGATGACATGCTCATCATCAAGGGTGTTAATATTTACCCCATGCAAATCGAAAAAATAGTTATGGCGATGCCTGAAGTCGGACAAAACTATGTCATTGAACTCTTCAGAGAAGGGTTTATTGACCAGATTAAAGTTAAAGTTGAAATTAAAGATCAATTTTTTGTTGAAGATATGAGAGTATTGCAAGGATTACAGAAACGTATTGCCGCCAAGCTGAGAGATGAAATTCTTGTTACACCAAGAGTAGAACTAGTTCAGCGCAATTCTATCCCTAAATCTGAAGGTAAAGCTCAAAGAGTTATAGACCTCAGAGAAGTTGAGAATTAG
- the dnaB gene encoding replicative DNA helicase, with translation MQNQKQKRRKPGSNYNSDGASSDAPSDLLRKVPPHNLEAEQAVLGGVFLSNSIFNDLVDIVHSDDFYSPSHHEIFKAFEALYAKNAPIDIVTVNEYLTSTGKIDTVGGPVYLADLANSVISAANALHHAEIVAEKKIQRSLIDAAASIITDSFEAQNVKELLDHSEQAIFEITDAKKTTTIKSSKELIKEVFKELEIRVEQKSLVTGIPTTYTKFDEMTAGLQNSELVIIAGRPSMGKTAFALNVAMRAALHSGVPTAVFSLEMAMGQLMTRMLACHGKVDLSRLRTGQLDDEDWAKLYEAAQDLTEAPIFIDDTPSLSTMELRARCRRLKSQHNLGLVMVDYLQLMRSSARTDSREQEISDISRSLKALAKELKIPVLALSQLNRKVEERTDKRPMMSDLRESGAIEQDADIILFLYREDFYNKKEDKPINNKAEVIIGKQRNGPTGIVELAFFGNYTAFENLAAEPYPSEYGDD, from the coding sequence CTGCAGAATCAGAAGCAGAAGAGGCGTAAGCCCGGCTCTAATTACAATTCAGACGGAGCATCATCAGATGCTCCGTCTGATCTTTTACGGAAAGTACCACCTCACAATCTGGAAGCAGAACAGGCTGTGTTGGGCGGAGTTTTTTTAAGCAACTCTATATTCAACGATCTCGTTGACATCGTTCATTCTGACGATTTTTACTCTCCTTCCCATCATGAAATTTTCAAAGCTTTCGAAGCTCTGTATGCCAAAAACGCTCCTATAGATATTGTCACCGTCAACGAGTACCTTACCAGTACCGGTAAAATTGATACTGTCGGTGGCCCTGTTTACCTGGCCGACCTTGCTAATTCTGTTATAAGTGCGGCAAATGCACTCCATCATGCCGAAATTGTAGCTGAAAAAAAGATCCAGCGAAGCCTGATTGATGCTGCAGCTTCAATCATCACCGATAGCTTTGAAGCACAGAACGTTAAAGAACTGCTTGATCATTCAGAACAAGCAATCTTTGAAATTACAGACGCCAAAAAAACTACCACCATTAAAAGCAGTAAAGAGCTTATAAAAGAAGTTTTCAAAGAACTTGAAATTAGAGTTGAACAAAAATCTCTAGTAACCGGCATCCCGACTACATACACCAAATTTGATGAAATGACGGCAGGACTTCAAAACTCTGAACTTGTCATTATTGCCGGACGCCCAAGTATGGGTAAAACCGCTTTTGCGTTGAACGTCGCTATGCGCGCAGCTCTTCACAGCGGAGTCCCTACAGCTGTATTCTCCCTTGAAATGGCTATGGGGCAGCTTATGACAAGGATGCTTGCCTGCCATGGAAAAGTAGATCTTTCCAGACTCAGAACAGGACAACTTGATGATGAGGACTGGGCAAAGCTTTATGAAGCTGCTCAGGACTTGACAGAAGCACCTATATTTATTGATGATACTCCATCTCTTTCCACTATGGAATTAAGAGCCAGATGCAGAAGGCTAAAATCACAGCACAATCTGGGTCTGGTAATGGTGGATTACCTCCAGCTCATGCGTTCCAGTGCGCGTACTGACTCACGTGAGCAAGAAATTTCTGATATTTCACGATCATTAAAAGCGTTAGCCAAAGAATTGAAAATACCAGTTCTTGCACTGTCTCAGCTGAACCGCAAAGTTGAAGAACGTACAGACAAAAGACCTATGATGTCTGACTTACGTGAATCAGGTGCGATTGAACAGGATGCTGATATTATCCTATTCCTCTATCGTGAAGATTTTTATAACAAAAAAGAAGACAAGCCTATTAACAACAAGGCCGAAGTTATTATCGGTAAGCAACGTAACGGTCCTACCGGTATTGTAGAGTTAGCCTTTTTCGGCAACTATACAGCCTTCGAAAACCTTGCTGCAGAGCCTTATCCGTCTGAGTATGGCGATGATTAA
- the rplI gene encoding 50S ribosomal protein L9 has product MKLILRADIDSLGRLGDIVSVKAGYGRNYLIPQGFAMPASAANLKQFELEKRKLQEQADNLRTQAEGLRDRLAEVEVKVEVRVGEGDKLYGSVTAANVAEALAEQGFDLDRRKILLSDPIRSLGTFTIEVKLHPEVRGEIKLTVAKPGQMMEEEETAESEAEEA; this is encoded by the coding sequence ATGAAACTTATTTTACGTGCCGATATAGACTCTCTTGGACGTCTTGGAGATATCGTTTCAGTTAAAGCCGGTTACGGTCGCAACTATTTGATTCCTCAGGGCTTTGCTATGCCAGCTTCTGCAGCTAATCTCAAGCAGTTCGAGCTTGAAAAAAGAAAGCTTCAGGAACAGGCTGATAATCTTCGTACACAGGCTGAAGGACTTAGAGACAGACTTGCAGAAGTCGAAGTCAAAGTCGAAGTTCGTGTTGGTGAAGGTGACAAACTTTACGGTTCCGTTACCGCAGCAAACGTTGCTGAAGCTCTTGCTGAACAGGGATTTGATCTCGACCGCAGAAAAATTCTGTTGTCTGATCCTATTCGTTCACTGGGAACTTTCACTATCGAAGTTAAACTTCACCCCGAAGTTCGCGGTGAAATTAAACTGACCGTTGCTAAACCCGGTCAGATGATGGAAGAAGAAGAAACTGCAGAATCAGAAGCAGAAGAGGCGTAA
- the rpsR gene encoding 30S ribosomal protein S18 gives MAFKKKFTPKRKFCRFCADKALPLDYKRPDILKDFVTERGKIIARRITGTCAKHQRRLTTEIKRSRQMALMLYTTVHSTDVKKKSF, from the coding sequence ATGGCATTCAAGAAAAAATTCACACCAAAAAGGAAGTTCTGTCGTTTCTGCGCAGATAAAGCTCTTCCTCTCGATTATAAACGTCCTGACATTCTTAAGGACTTTGTTACCGAGCGCGGCAAAATTATTGCCCGCAGAATTACTGGTACTTGTGCAAAACATCAGCGCCGCCTTACTACTGAAATCAAACGTTCCAGGCAGATGGCTCTCATGCTTTATACAACTGTGCATAGCACTGATGTTAAGAAAAAGAGCTTCTAG
- the rpsF gene encoding 30S ribosomal protein S6, with the protein MLRKYEALLLLSPELASDSRKDIVEGVVAIIEREGGKLEEVDDWGSRQLAYPVQNQSRGYYVRVVFNAPAPLVAELERNIRITDGIFKFVTVKLEDKALVQEEA; encoded by the coding sequence ATGCTCAGAAAGTACGAAGCACTCTTGCTTTTAAGCCCCGAGCTTGCGAGCGACAGCCGCAAGGACATCGTTGAAGGAGTTGTTGCCATCATCGAACGTGAAGGCGGCAAGCTAGAAGAAGTAGACGATTGGGGATCTCGCCAGTTGGCTTACCCTGTCCAGAATCAGTCCCGTGGGTACTACGTTCGTGTAGTTTTCAATGCGCCAGCACCATTGGTTGCAGAACTCGAACGCAATATTCGTATCACTGACGGAATTTTCAAGTTTGTTACAGTTAAACTTGAAGATAAAGCATTGGTACAGGAGGAAGCATAA
- a CDS encoding enoyl-ACP reductase: protein MLLEGKKALIFGVANEKSIAYGIAEQFKKQGAKLAFSYVNDAIKKRVEPISEELGGEFIFPCDVSNDDDVAKSAEFVKEQWGDVDILVHSVAFANRDDLKKRYIETSRDGFHLALDVSAYSLVTLCNAFEPIMNPGSSVMAMTYLGSSKVITNYNVMGVAKAALEASVRYLACDMGHKGVRVNALSAGPIKTLASSGISGFKSIFSHIEERAPLHKNVTTEEVGKTATYLASDLSSGVTGEVLFVDCGYNIMGI from the coding sequence ATGCTGCTGGAAGGAAAAAAAGCTCTTATTTTCGGCGTGGCAAATGAAAAAAGTATTGCCTATGGAATTGCTGAACAATTCAAAAAGCAAGGTGCAAAACTTGCTTTCAGTTATGTTAATGATGCGATAAAAAAACGCGTTGAGCCTATCAGTGAAGAACTTGGCGGAGAATTTATATTCCCTTGTGATGTTAGCAATGATGATGACGTAGCTAAATCAGCTGAATTTGTAAAAGAACAGTGGGGAGACGTTGATATCCTAGTCCACTCTGTTGCTTTTGCAAATCGCGATGACTTGAAAAAACGTTACATCGAAACATCACGTGACGGTTTTCACCTTGCGCTTGACGTTTCAGCATACTCACTTGTCACGCTATGTAACGCCTTTGAACCCATCATGAATCCCGGTTCATCTGTTATGGCTATGACTTACCTCGGTTCTTCTAAAGTCATTACCAACTATAACGTAATGGGTGTAGCAAAAGCAGCTCTTGAAGCCAGCGTTCGCTACCTTGCATGCGATATGGGACACAAAGGGGTCAGAGTAAATGCTTTAAGCGCCGGACCAATTAAAACATTGGCTTCCTCCGGTATTTCCGGCTTCAAGAGTATTTTTTCTCATATCGAGGAACGTGCTCCTCTTCATAAGAATGTAACTACCGAAGAAGTTGGAAAAACAGCAACATATTTAGCCTCTGATTTATCCAGCGGAGTTACAGGCGAAGTTCTCTTCGTTGACTGCGGCTATAACATCATGGGAATTTAA
- a CDS encoding phosphoribosylaminoimidazolesuccinocarboxamide synthase — MSKNHLIETDIKELKLLSRGKVRDIYEVDAETLLIITTDRISAYDVIMPNPIEDKGKILNQITLFWMEMCKDIIPNHLIASNVDNYPEVLHKYKDQLQGRSVLVKRAKPLPIECIVRGYITGSGWKDYLATGKVSGHALPEGLKESDMLEHPLFTPSTKADLGEHDENITVDKAMEMLGSDLLEKVQDVTLSIYHRARDYARKRGIIIADTKFEFGLIGDELIIIDEVLTPDSSRFWPVEGYKAGQSQPSFDKQFLRDWLTDINFNKQPPAPEIPENIASKTREKYLEAFKLLTSSELDA, encoded by the coding sequence ATGTCTAAAAACCATCTCATTGAAACAGATATCAAAGAACTGAAACTTCTCTCCAGAGGGAAAGTACGTGATATTTATGAAGTTGATGCTGAAACTCTGCTGATCATTACGACCGACAGAATATCCGCATATGACGTAATTATGCCTAACCCCATTGAAGATAAGGGTAAAATCCTAAACCAGATTACTTTATTCTGGATGGAAATGTGCAAGGATATTATTCCTAATCACCTTATTGCTTCAAATGTTGATAACTATCCTGAAGTTCTGCATAAATACAAAGATCAACTTCAAGGACGAAGTGTTTTAGTAAAAAGAGCTAAACCACTTCCGATTGAATGTATTGTTCGCGGCTACATCACAGGTTCCGGATGGAAAGATTATCTCGCCACTGGAAAAGTGTCCGGCCATGCTCTTCCTGAAGGACTCAAAGAATCAGATATGCTTGAACATCCACTGTTCACTCCGTCTACAAAAGCAGACTTAGGTGAACATGATGAAAACATCACAGTTGATAAAGCAATGGAAATGCTCGGCAGCGATTTGCTTGAAAAAGTTCAAGATGTAACTCTGTCAATCTATCACCGTGCTAGAGATTATGCTCGGAAACGCGGCATAATCATAGCTGATACAAAATTTGAATTCGGTCTTATAGGTGACGAACTCATTATAATTGATGAAGTTCTTACTCCTGATTCTTCAAGATTTTGGCCCGTTGAAGGTTATAAAGCTGGACAGTCTCAGCCGAGCTTCGATAAACAGTTCCTGCGTGACTGGCTGACAGATATCAATTTCAATAAGCAGCCTCCTGCTCCTGAAATTCCGGAAAATATTGCGTCAAAAACACGCGAAAAGTATCTTGAAGCGTTTAAGCTCTTGACCAGTTCTGAACTTGATGCTTAA